A section of the Kribbella sp. HUAS MG21 genome encodes:
- a CDS encoding DUF3037 domain-containing protein, whose protein sequence is MKPFDYVILRAAPRIQRGEFINVGAVLYCQALDYLGAAWDVQPERLRALDPAVDVDVVCASLDQVRAICAGDPQGGPAAATKIGERFRWLAAPRSTVVHPGPIHSGITEDPAAELERLLDAFVR, encoded by the coding sequence ATGAAGCCGTTCGACTACGTCATCCTGCGCGCCGCGCCGCGCATCCAGCGGGGCGAGTTCATCAACGTCGGCGCGGTGCTCTACTGCCAGGCCCTGGACTACCTCGGTGCCGCCTGGGACGTGCAGCCGGAGCGCCTCCGCGCCCTGGACCCGGCTGTGGACGTCGACGTGGTGTGCGCGTCGCTGGACCAGGTGCGGGCCATCTGCGCGGGCGATCCCCAGGGTGGGCCGGCAGCGGCCACGAAGATCGGCGAGCGGTTCCGGTGGCTCGCCGCGCCCCGCAGTACGGTCGTCCACCCCGGGCCGATCCACAGCGGGATCACGGAGGACCCCGCCGCGGAGCTGGAGCGGCTGCTCGACGCGTTCGTGCGTTAG
- a CDS encoding glutamate--cysteine ligase produces MSRVKLPPFGVEEELLLVSATGDPLPRSKAVLRDVGKLDVALELTRAMVEINTPVCTSANELHEHLVHMRSQLAIAAAEEDARLLAIAVPPHGRAAQSITKKPRYQQLVREWGLLAREQGVCGCHVHVEVPDKETATKVSNHLRPWLPVLLAISANSPIYLGQDTGFASWRWLMTTRWPCAGPPPYLESLEHYEALVAMHMAAGTLMDEQMVYWDIRPSSHLPTIEVRVSDIPLTTDDTVLIATLVRAVVVTALEEGTKGPTLEPEVLRAALWLAARNGLTARGLDVLSGDSLPMPEVVRRLQRHVEPALQVLGASELVAEGIARVLREGNGAIKQRKALREGDDFVALTEVKP; encoded by the coding sequence ATGTCGAGGGTGAAGCTACCTCCCTTCGGAGTAGAGGAAGAACTACTCCTGGTGTCCGCGACGGGGGACCCACTCCCGCGGAGCAAAGCCGTGCTCAGAGACGTCGGGAAGCTGGACGTCGCACTCGAGCTGACCAGGGCGATGGTGGAGATCAACACTCCCGTCTGCACGTCCGCCAACGAGCTACATGAGCACCTGGTGCACATGCGGTCCCAGCTGGCCATCGCCGCGGCGGAAGAGGACGCGCGGCTGCTGGCGATCGCAGTACCGCCTCATGGCCGGGCGGCGCAGTCCATCACCAAGAAGCCGCGGTACCAACAGCTGGTGCGTGAGTGGGGTCTGCTGGCGCGGGAGCAAGGTGTGTGCGGCTGCCACGTGCATGTCGAGGTGCCGGACAAGGAGACCGCTACCAAGGTCAGCAACCACTTGAGGCCGTGGCTGCCGGTGCTGCTCGCGATCAGTGCCAACTCACCGATCTACCTCGGCCAGGACACCGGGTTCGCCAGCTGGCGGTGGCTGATGACGACACGGTGGCCTTGCGCCGGTCCGCCGCCGTACCTGGAGTCGCTGGAGCACTACGAGGCGCTGGTGGCGATGCACATGGCGGCGGGCACCCTGATGGACGAGCAGATGGTCTACTGGGACATCCGGCCTTCGTCACACCTGCCGACGATCGAGGTGCGGGTGAGCGACATTCCACTCACTACGGACGACACGGTGCTGATCGCGACACTGGTCCGCGCAGTGGTGGTCACCGCGCTAGAGGAGGGCACCAAGGGGCCGACGCTGGAGCCGGAGGTACTGCGGGCCGCACTCTGGCTGGCCGCGCGGAACGGGCTGACGGCGCGTGGCCTGGATGTGCTGAGCGGGGACAGCCTGCCGATGCCAGAGGTGGTACGGCGGCTGCAGCGACACGTCGAACCGGCGCTGCAGGTACTAGGTGCGTCGGAGCTCGTGGCTGAGGGGATAGCGCGGGTGCTGCGGGAGGGGAACGGTGCGATCAAGCAGCGGAAGGCCCTCCGTGAGGGCGACGACTTTGTCGCCCTCACGGAGGTCAAGCCCTAG
- a CDS encoding HipA family kinase: MSLPVVTATRYVLPLREGGSLPGVVEGNDLGTYVIKFHGAGQGPKALVAEVIVGELFRRLGLRVPELKLIELDPAIGKSEPDFEIQELLIRSAGLNLAVDFLPGSFGYDGSAGNPGDDAMARILWLDAFVANVDRSWRNTNMLVWHKNLWLIDHGAALYFHHSWMPAEKFASLPYDANDHVFSVAAPGVAKVDAELAAAITPELLTEVVGLVPSEWIEEGDRERYTGHLLARLENRSAWQPGGAR; the protein is encoded by the coding sequence GTGAGTCTGCCTGTAGTCACCGCGACCCGGTACGTGCTGCCGCTCCGGGAGGGCGGATCGTTGCCCGGCGTTGTCGAGGGCAACGACCTCGGCACGTACGTGATCAAGTTCCACGGCGCCGGGCAGGGCCCGAAGGCGCTGGTGGCGGAGGTGATCGTCGGCGAGCTGTTCCGGCGCCTCGGCCTGCGGGTGCCGGAACTGAAGCTGATCGAGCTCGACCCGGCGATCGGCAAGTCGGAGCCGGACTTCGAGATCCAGGAGCTGCTGATCCGCAGCGCCGGCCTCAACCTGGCCGTCGACTTCCTCCCGGGATCCTTCGGGTACGACGGATCGGCCGGGAACCCCGGTGACGACGCCATGGCCCGCATCCTCTGGCTGGACGCGTTCGTGGCGAACGTGGACCGCTCCTGGCGGAACACGAACATGCTGGTCTGGCACAAGAACCTGTGGCTGATCGACCACGGTGCCGCGCTGTACTTCCACCACTCGTGGATGCCGGCGGAGAAGTTCGCGAGCCTGCCGTACGACGCCAACGACCACGTGTTCTCGGTAGCCGCGCCCGGCGTCGCGAAGGTCGACGCCGAACTGGCTGCGGCGATCACGCCTGAACTGCTCACGGAAGTGGTCGGACTGGTGCCGTCGGAGTGGATCGAGGAGGGTGATCGCGAGCGGTACACAGGTCACCTGCTGGCCCGGCTCGAGAACCGGTCCGCATGGCAGCCGGGAGGTGCGCGATGA
- a CDS encoding ABC transporter ATP-binding protein, which translates to MVGTTSEVVQAQDLVRVYGEGGTAVEALRGVGVRIENGQLTAVMGPSGSGKSTLMHILAGLDRPTSGSVHIAGTEITTLGDDALTRLRRKHIGFIFQFFNLLPMLTARDNIVLPLTIAGAKPDPQYFGDLVERVGLADRLDHRPAELSGGQQQRVAIARALVSRPTVVFADEPTGNLDSRTSGEILSLMRSSVEEYGQTLVMVTHDARAAAMADRILYLADGEIVKETGRSSQHEILQIIDTLDLQ; encoded by the coding sequence ATGGTGGGGACCACATCCGAGGTTGTACAGGCACAGGATCTCGTCCGCGTCTACGGCGAGGGCGGCACCGCGGTCGAGGCACTGCGGGGCGTGGGGGTGCGGATCGAGAACGGACAGCTCACTGCTGTGATGGGACCGTCGGGTTCGGGCAAGTCGACGCTGATGCACATCCTCGCCGGGCTCGACCGCCCGACGTCGGGCTCGGTGCACATCGCCGGTACCGAGATCACGACGTTGGGTGACGACGCGCTCACCAGGCTGCGTAGGAAGCACATCGGCTTCATCTTCCAGTTCTTCAATCTGCTGCCGATGCTCACCGCCCGCGACAACATCGTGCTGCCGCTGACGATCGCCGGCGCGAAGCCGGATCCGCAGTACTTCGGCGATCTGGTCGAACGCGTAGGGCTCGCCGACCGCCTCGACCACCGGCCGGCCGAGTTGTCCGGCGGTCAGCAGCAGCGGGTCGCGATCGCGCGGGCCCTGGTGTCGCGCCCGACCGTGGTGTTCGCGGACGAGCCGACCGGCAACCTCGACTCCCGGACGAGCGGCGAGATCCTGTCGCTGATGCGGTCTTCGGTGGAAGAGTACGGACAGACGCTGGTGATGGTGACGCACGACGCGCGGGCGGCTGCGATGGCCGACCGGATCCTCTACCTCGCGGACGGCGAGATCGTGAAGGAGACCGGCCGGTCCAGTCAGCACGAGATCCTGCAGATCATCGACACGCTGGATCTCCAGTGA
- a CDS encoding FtsX-like permease family protein: MIRFALQGLLARKLRTTLTAIGVVLGVALISGTYVLTDSITSAFDSVFTENYKNTDAVISGKTAFDAAEDGTVTAPPFPADLLRKVRELPEVGAAAGAVNGEAQLIGKDGKVIVSGGAPNIGFSLDPTLPQFNSLTLVSGTWPASGEVVVDTQTATKNGLAVGDTVGVQARSAAQQMRITGLVEFGSVSSIGGATLAGFDLETAQRLFGKTGKLDQILIAAKGGVNRQQLVDAVRRLLPEATQVRTADEQAAEDAAGTTEFLNFLKTFLLVFAAIALFVGSFVIANSLAITIAQRTREFATLRTLGASRRQVLGSVVLESLVTGLVASAVGLFLGLAVATGMFQLFDAIGLTLPNNGLVFEARTIVVALFVGVVVTTLASLRPAWRATRVPPIAAVREGATLAPGRLHRFRPVGAALLAAAGVAAVLVGLFADGLKTSALLSLLGAGVLLLFIGIAAFSARLVRPLAAVSDPVARWSVVVLTALIWPIVLVPLWAVRQLFGRHPEFPPVLPDRPAVAIGGQNSRRDPHRTASTAAALMIGLALVTLVATLGAGLIKPFEDAVDRISSSDYAITAQNNFSPLPPAVAATAAKVPAVEEVTSVRGGQARAFDKTISITAIDRTAPQLLRFDWQAGSQGSLSELEPNGAIVDADYAEQNALVLGSTISLQSVTGKVLPFQVRGIFKPPVGGSPFGNVTIATATFDSVTPQPQNIYTFLTMRGGVTPDNTAALSAALSTFPNAKAVTIEQFKKAQTDSIKSLLNVLYVLLALSVLVSLFGIVNTLVLTVFERTRELGMLRAIGLTRGQVKRMIRQESVITALIGAVIGIALGLLLAWLLAARLDEISFTVPVFQVVIFAVVAVVVGIFAAIWPARRAAKLNPLEALQYE; encoded by the coding sequence GTGATCCGGTTCGCACTTCAGGGGCTGCTGGCCCGCAAGCTTCGTACGACGCTGACCGCGATCGGCGTCGTCCTCGGCGTGGCGCTGATCTCCGGCACCTACGTCCTGACCGACTCGATCACCTCCGCGTTCGACTCGGTCTTCACCGAGAACTACAAGAACACCGACGCGGTGATCAGCGGGAAGACCGCGTTCGACGCGGCCGAGGACGGGACGGTCACGGCGCCGCCGTTCCCGGCGGATCTGCTGCGGAAGGTCCGTGAGCTGCCCGAGGTCGGCGCGGCCGCCGGCGCGGTCAACGGCGAAGCGCAGCTGATCGGCAAGGACGGCAAGGTCATCGTCTCCGGCGGCGCGCCGAACATCGGCTTCAGCCTGGATCCCACGCTGCCGCAGTTCAACTCGCTCACGCTGGTCTCGGGCACTTGGCCGGCCTCCGGCGAGGTGGTCGTCGACACCCAGACCGCGACGAAGAACGGACTTGCGGTCGGCGACACGGTCGGCGTTCAGGCCCGGAGCGCTGCCCAGCAGATGCGGATCACCGGTCTGGTCGAGTTCGGCTCGGTGTCGTCGATCGGCGGTGCGACCCTGGCCGGGTTCGACCTGGAGACCGCGCAGCGCCTGTTCGGCAAGACCGGCAAGCTCGACCAGATCCTGATCGCGGCCAAGGGCGGAGTGAACCGGCAACAACTGGTGGACGCGGTGCGCCGACTGCTCCCCGAGGCGACCCAGGTACGGACCGCCGACGAACAGGCCGCCGAGGACGCCGCCGGTACTACCGAGTTCCTGAACTTCCTGAAGACGTTCCTGCTCGTGTTCGCCGCGATCGCACTGTTCGTCGGCTCGTTCGTGATCGCGAACTCGCTCGCGATCACGATCGCCCAGCGTACCCGCGAGTTCGCCACGCTTCGTACGCTGGGCGCGTCCCGCCGGCAGGTGCTCGGCTCAGTGGTGCTGGAGTCGCTGGTCACGGGTCTCGTCGCCAGCGCCGTCGGCTTGTTCCTAGGACTCGCGGTCGCGACCGGGATGTTCCAGCTGTTCGACGCGATCGGTCTCACGCTGCCCAACAACGGCCTGGTCTTCGAGGCCAGGACGATCGTCGTGGCGCTTTTCGTCGGCGTAGTGGTGACGACGCTGGCGAGCCTGCGCCCGGCGTGGCGAGCGACCCGCGTGCCGCCGATCGCGGCGGTCCGCGAGGGTGCGACGCTCGCCCCCGGACGGTTGCACCGCTTCCGCCCCGTCGGAGCCGCGCTGCTCGCCGCAGCAGGGGTCGCCGCGGTGCTCGTCGGCCTGTTCGCCGACGGATTGAAGACGAGCGCCCTGCTGTCGCTTCTCGGTGCGGGCGTGCTGCTGCTGTTCATCGGCATCGCCGCGTTCTCCGCGCGGCTCGTGCGTCCGTTGGCCGCTGTCTCGGATCCCGTAGCGCGGTGGTCGGTCGTCGTACTGACCGCTCTGATCTGGCCGATCGTGCTGGTTCCGTTGTGGGCGGTACGCCAGCTTTTCGGGCGGCATCCCGAGTTCCCGCCGGTGCTCCCGGACCGGCCGGCCGTGGCGATCGGCGGCCAGAACAGCCGGCGTGATCCGCATCGGACCGCGTCGACTGCGGCGGCGCTGATGATCGGCCTCGCGCTGGTCACTCTGGTCGCAACGCTGGGCGCCGGCCTGATCAAACCGTTCGAGGACGCGGTCGACCGGATCTCCAGCTCGGACTACGCGATCACCGCGCAGAACAACTTCAGCCCGTTGCCGCCGGCCGTCGCCGCGACCGCAGCGAAGGTACCGGCCGTCGAGGAGGTGACAAGCGTCCGCGGCGGACAGGCCAGGGCGTTCGACAAGACCATCTCGATCACGGCGATCGACCGGACCGCGCCGCAGCTGCTCAGGTTCGACTGGCAGGCCGGCTCCCAGGGCTCGCTGTCCGAGCTGGAGCCGAACGGCGCGATCGTCGACGCCGACTACGCCGAGCAGAACGCACTCGTCCTGGGCTCGACGATCAGCCTGCAATCCGTGACCGGCAAGGTGCTGCCGTTCCAGGTGCGCGGCATCTTCAAGCCTCCGGTCGGCGGGTCGCCGTTCGGCAACGTGACCATCGCGACGGCCACCTTCGACTCGGTGACTCCGCAGCCGCAGAACATCTACACCTTCCTGACCATGCGGGGCGGTGTGACTCCGGACAACACCGCTGCCCTGAGCGCCGCGCTGAGCACGTTCCCGAACGCGAAGGCGGTGACCATCGAGCAGTTCAAGAAGGCCCAGACCGACAGCATCAAGAGCCTGCTGAACGTGCTCTACGTCCTGCTGGCGCTGTCGGTGCTGGTCAGCCTGTTCGGCATCGTCAACACCTTGGTGCTGACCGTCTTCGAGCGCACCCGGGAGCTGGGCATGCTGCGCGCGATCGGCCTGACCCGTGGACAGGTGAAACGGATGATCCGCCAGGAGAGCGTGATCACCGCGCTGATCGGCGCGGTGATCGGGATCGCCCTCGGTCTGCTCCTCGCCTGGCTGCTGGCCGCCCGGCTGGACGAGATCTCGTTCACCGTGCCGGTCTTCCAGGTGGTGATCTTCGCCGTCGTCGCGGTCGTCGTCGGCATCTTCGCCGCGATCTGGCCGGCCCGCCGCGCGGCCAAACTCAACCCACTCGAGGCACTCCAGTACGAGTAG
- a CDS encoding glycerophosphodiester phosphodiesterase family protein produces the protein MRRLPRALLPGALIAGLLLPAAPAAAGRGDFDVQAHRGGLGLTVESTIASFSHALQLGVSTLELDVQITQDGYAVVTHDRKVDAKKCRDTAPYTAGDPEFPYVGKYVNTLTLKQVKQLDCGSQTLPNYPTQQPDPGARMPELRDVFALVHRYHAYGVKLNIETKVEAGAPSETAPREQFVQVVAAEVRKANIARQVTIQSFDWGALMRMGEVMPKLPLVALTNYDFLQVGKPGKSPWLGGIDIDDFGGDLVKATKSFGASAISPVHGFPQDGKITDPTYRPYVTADMVRSAHVAGMKVVPWTVDDPATMQSLIDKGVDGIITDYPDRLREVARANDFKLPKSYDAPAVRALPSAHAHNDYEHRRPLQDALDRGFSSVEADVWLVDGELRVAHDLVDTKPGRTLESLYLKPLADRVREYHGQVYKHGNGFQLLIDIKSDGPSTYAAVDKALAKYRGITTVFVDGRVFEGAVTPVISGNRPQDVMKAQKVRYAGYDGRLADLQSRMPASLMPLVSDNWTKVFTWQGVGPMPEAEKAKLHDIVVTAHQAGYKVRFWATPDVPGAAREALWRELVAANVDYINTDDLHGLEDFLRS, from the coding sequence ATGCGCCGCCTTCCTCGCGCGCTGCTCCCGGGTGCGCTGATCGCCGGGTTGTTGTTGCCGGCTGCTCCGGCTGCGGCCGGGCGTGGTGACTTCGATGTGCAGGCTCATCGTGGTGGGCTCGGGCTCACCGTGGAGAGCACGATCGCGTCGTTCTCGCACGCGCTGCAGCTCGGTGTCAGCACGCTCGAGCTCGACGTCCAGATCACCCAGGACGGGTACGCCGTCGTCACGCACGACCGCAAGGTCGACGCCAAGAAGTGCCGCGACACGGCCCCGTACACCGCGGGCGATCCGGAGTTCCCGTACGTCGGCAAGTACGTCAACACGCTGACGCTCAAGCAGGTCAAGCAGCTCGACTGCGGTTCGCAGACGTTGCCGAACTACCCCACGCAGCAGCCCGACCCGGGCGCGCGGATGCCCGAGCTGCGTGACGTCTTCGCGCTCGTGCACCGCTACCACGCGTACGGCGTGAAGCTGAACATCGAGACCAAGGTGGAGGCCGGGGCGCCGAGTGAGACCGCGCCGCGCGAGCAGTTCGTGCAGGTGGTCGCCGCCGAGGTCCGCAAGGCGAACATCGCCCGCCAGGTGACGATCCAGAGCTTCGACTGGGGCGCGCTGATGCGGATGGGCGAGGTGATGCCGAAGCTGCCGCTGGTCGCGCTGACGAACTACGACTTCCTGCAGGTCGGCAAACCGGGCAAGTCGCCGTGGCTCGGCGGCATCGACATCGACGACTTCGGCGGCGACCTGGTCAAGGCGACCAAGTCGTTCGGCGCGTCCGCGATCTCGCCGGTGCACGGTTTCCCGCAGGACGGGAAGATCACCGATCCGACGTACCGGCCGTACGTCACCGCCGACATGGTCAGGTCGGCGCACGTCGCCGGGATGAAGGTCGTCCCGTGGACCGTCGACGACCCCGCGACTATGCAGTCGCTGATCGACAAGGGCGTCGACGGCATCATCACCGATTACCCGGACCGCCTGCGCGAGGTGGCCCGGGCCAACGACTTCAAGCTTCCCAAGTCGTACGACGCGCCGGCCGTCCGCGCGCTGCCGTCGGCGCACGCGCACAACGATTACGAGCACCGGCGGCCGTTGCAGGACGCACTCGACCGCGGGTTCAGCAGTGTCGAGGCCGACGTGTGGCTGGTCGACGGTGAGCTGCGCGTTGCACACGACCTGGTCGACACCAAGCCCGGCCGCACCCTCGAAAGCCTGTACCTGAAGCCGCTGGCCGATCGGGTCCGGGAGTACCACGGCCAGGTCTACAAGCACGGCAACGGTTTCCAGCTCCTGATCGACATCAAGAGCGACGGCCCGTCGACGTACGCCGCCGTCGACAAGGCGCTGGCGAAGTACCGCGGGATCACCACAGTGTTCGTCGACGGCCGCGTGTTCGAGGGCGCGGTGACGCCGGTCATCAGCGGCAACCGCCCGCAGGACGTCATGAAGGCCCAGAAGGTCCGCTACGCCGGGTACGACGGACGCCTCGCCGACCTGCAGTCCCGGATGCCGGCGTCCTTGATGCCGCTGGTCAGCGACAACTGGACGAAGGTGTTCACCTGGCAGGGTGTCGGCCCGATGCCCGAGGCCGAGAAGGCCAAGCTGCACGACATCGTGGTGACCGCACACCAGGCCGGCTACAAGGTCCGCTTCTGGGCCACCCCGGACGTGCCCGGCGCTGCCCGTGAGGCCCTGTGGCGCGAGCTGGTCGCGGCGAACGTCGACTACATCAACACCGACGACCTGCACGGATTGGAAGACTTCCTCCGCAGCTAG